ATCTCTTAACCAAAAATTACGTTTAGGTTCTAAttctattaaatataataagttTCGTTTAATAAGACGTTGTTTTGTGATTCCTTACAAGTCTCTACTTCTATGATTTCTTGACTTGTTATTACAATCCATTTACTTTCGTCTACATTTtggatttgtaaatttttttatatctaaatataCTGGATTACAATtcgtaatattattttcatatcttaGCAATTCAACTTCGCAAAGTACATAATCATTACAGTTTTTGGGGTGTACATGagaacataaatattcattgaaaGATTTGACAAGGTTGATTAACGTATCCAAATGTTTTATCGTTTATTATGAGATACTTAAAATTTggtacaattattttataggaattgCTGTATTTGACAGGTAACGGAAATAatcgatataaattataagctTCGGTTTCCACTAAATGGATTTCGATTATGAAGACtatcacattattttttacgtaattctttatttttaaagtgttttcgatattcaataaattgttgGTGTCTGGTTCGAATGGTAATTTTCCTTGTTGTACCTGGTTTTGAATGAGTTTTAATTCGTTTAAAAGCATGTCTGAATTAATCATCTTGTtatgaaaagtatttaatttggcGAACATGATTCCCTCTTCTATATCTGAAAATATATCAtagatattttgataaaatgttGTAATCTGTGTGATGATCATATGAATCCTAACGAACTCAAAAAGATTTGCTTCCTTAATATCGACTTCATTTACGACTTCTATGATTTCTTTAATTCGTGAATCCAAAACAATTTGATTgtgtgatacattttttatcgtttcttgaaaattatttattgcgttAGTCAAGAGGGTTGTTTGTTTATCGAGGGCTAATTTTAAGTCGTTCTGGTTTTCTTCGAGTATGTCAATGTTTTGGTCAATGCGTTTTGTGTTTTCTTGGTCCAAGTTTCCTGTCACGGTTTTGATTATAGTGCCCAATGCGTTTATTAAGGCTTGCTTAGTTCGCATTTTTGTTGggaaaatttggtttatctgttcattaattttttgtttcaagttatttattatcacaAAAGAGTTATGAAATTTGGATTTGCAATCTGTAGAATTATTTATGGTCTCATGAAgtaaatcatatttaatgttaatatccGAAAATTCCTCCAATAATTTAGTCATATCAtacatttgaataaaattccagTGGTTGATTGTTTTCTGGGCATTGCCTAATTTGTAAGGTAATTTGCCGGGTTTGTTATTTAAGTCGTGGTATCGGGATTTTCCGTGTATGAAGGGTCATCTATAATAAGGGGTTTCCTCAATTCTTTAACATGAACAATTTCGGTTTTGAATGGACTTCTgacacttttgatttttactttgttatgattcaatttcttaataattacataTGGACCGCTAAATCTAGGGTGGTTTTTATTTCTGGGgtttaagtttttgtaaaccttttggtttaaattaaagtCGAATGCTTCGTTGCCTTTGACATTTCTTTTTgctaagattttttctttgttttgatcgGTTTTTTCTCCAATCGTTTCGTACATAgcgtcgattttatttttatgcgtTGAAAcgtaatcaaaataaaacgttgTTGTGATTAAATCAAGAGGATCTCTGGAATTTGTATTACCTAAGACAATTTCGTGGGGTATAAATTTCGTAACGCTGTGAACCGTGCTATTATACGCGATTATGGCGTATGAGATTAACTCATTAATTAGCTTTACGTTATCCCTTTGTTTTAAAATCCTAAGATGTTCGATCAAAGTGGAATGGAAACGTTCAACAGGCGAATTTGATTCGTGATATTTAGGAGTAGTGAAATATATGTTTATCTTTTGGGCCtttaataattcctttaaTAGTTCATTATTGAATTCTTTGCCATTGTCGCACGTGATCTCCTCGGGACATCACAAAAATGAGACAAAATTGTGGGTTTATCGCAAACTGATTTTGCATTTCTGTCATAAAGGTATGCTTGACCAAATTTGGAGAATTTGTCAAATATCGTCAGGAAATTTTGGGTTTCAAATATGAAAGTGTCTATGTGTATCATTTGAAATGGTTTACTGGGTGTTTCTGTTTTAACGAGTGGAACATATGATTTAAGTCGGCTGTATTTGGCAGTTTGGCAAATAACACAATCGTTAATATATCGTGTTACGTCCCATTTTATGTTGGGCCAATAGTAAAGTTTCTTAAGTTGCTCGCAAATTTATTCTATCCCTCGATGATTTTGTTTGCACTCATGTTGGTGCTTAATgagcataattttttcttcaatttcgaaaatattgttaaGCAGTTTGGTATACattgcaattttcaaattctgaaaatattctaAACAAACTTCTGTAAATAATGAGATTAGATctttgtcgtaaaaataaacgtaacATGGTTTTCCAATGGTCATGTATTCTCGGATAAATTGCTTCATTGTTATTAAATCATAGGGCAACTCTACATGATAGGTCAAGtttttttcatacatttcGATTTTGCATTTGATTTGCAGATGTGAGGATTTCTTTATCAAGTACTGCAACGGCTTATTATTAATCATTTCATCGAGAATGCTTATACCAGTGTTCTCACGGTCGGCTTGATGATTATGGACGGTTTCGTTGGAATTGTACATGTGGGGAAGATTTACAGAATGGAGTCGGATATCAgatataacttttatttttcgctGACTAGGGTCCGGTTTGTTCGTATCGTCGTCGTCACCTTGAGCcgagatttttgtttgttgttcTAAGTATTCCTTGATATTCCTAACGGTATCACTGGGATTATTGACCACTGATTCGTTGTCGTATACGTTTAGTTGTATTCTAGATAATGCATCTACGTTCGTCTTCTGGCGtgcttttttgtaaattatttggtAGTCAAATTCTTCTAATCGTAACCGCCATCTTATTTGTTAACGAACGAATCTCCGAAAAAAAAAGACTTAAATCTCAGACTGCATTTATTATCAGCACGTAGAAAATAATCGCCAGAGTTAAAGATATAATGTCCCCTTTAACCACCGGGACCAGATTACCCTCCATCCCGGGTTCCATCCCTCTCCTTCACCCAACACCGCCCCGCAACCCTAACGTAAATGGGTGcatctgtttattttcttcatggTTTGGCTGGAACCTTGCATGTTGATAACATATTAATTTGGAGTTTGGTTCTTTTAGATTAGAGAGTCATACAAGGGGTCTATGGTCagtgtatacagagtgtccggaaaggtcatgtcataaattctaggGGTTGTAGAGAAGGCTAAAATAATGCTagaacttcatataaaaaaaattcctagcgGCCTTCCTTACTACGTTATTTGCTCTCAaagtaagaaattaaaaaaacaattttgctgTAACTTTTAAACAGTTATAACGGTAACAATGAAAGTTGGGTAgtttaaataactcatagtcatgcttattttcatatgtaatGGAATGTTTCATACGTCTTCCTTATACAGGGaaagtcaaaatttttcatttaaactcgtatatttttttagtgactTAACCAAATgagtatttttttccatagctcggttttatggtaatttttccacaaaaaaggtataccttgcTTTAATTGATATCTcgtaccgtttttgagaaaatcgaattttattatcaacatgTATCATACATGccaacaatttgaaattaaataaaatagcagtttattataaaaaaattatatgtattacaACTAAAGTTACTAAGAATGTTCAATATGAGCACCTTGGACTGCAACATTTTCTGAAGTTCTCTAAACATCTTTTTTGTACGTGAAATAACATGTGGTGGTCATTTTTAATGGAGTCAGCAGCCAACAAAATgcgatttaataatttatctctaTTGTTTACGGGCGTTTGATATACTATACTTTTGAGATGaccctaaagaaaaaaatccagtggATTAAGATCGGGAGATAAAATTTGCGTCCGAATAAATAAGATCTGAAATACTTGCATGCCCAAACTATCGCTAACAGttctttttctattgttgaatatttagtTTCCGTGTCGTTTAAGGTTCTCGAGGCGAAGGCTATAGGTTTATCGTTAGGTATAGATCCTTGCGAAAACACTGCGCCGATTGCAAAATTACTGGCGTCTGTTGTTAACCCTCCGCGGAACGGGTAAAATATAGTCGCACTACAACACGGGTATGGCCTGTGAGgacacttaattttttttgaaattagcaTTCTTACAtagttgttttaataaacaaaacacTAAATCTGCATTTATCggtttattataatttagcaaaacaaagaaatatcctaaaaaaactacaaattaattttttagaagacATAGACTAAAAGCCTTACATTATGTAATCAGTTACgtaaaaattcttaacaaaattaaacttctGTTGTTTAATTCATGCAATCTTCACAAAATGGTTTGGCATGTCTCAAGCAAAGTCATTTATGgcatatttgacaaaaatactGCGTGTTTCGATTTGGACAGTAGAAACATTTTCCCCTTTTCCGTTGTGCAATAGGAGCGGTGATGGGGTCTTGCATTGCTATGCCAGTCAATCAACATGCGGTCCTTCTTACAAATCTtgatatatgtttatttctGGCTCTTCTTCTTAGCTGTTCGTCGATCAAATCTAATGATAACCTATGTAGAAATTCTCTCCGCGATTTGGTTAATGAGTTTGTCTCTGTGTTATTGGACTTCTAAACAACATGTGCATTAATACCTCCGATATTTAGCATGTTGTAAAAGAGAACCATAGGCCAGCGTTGTGTATTTTTAGCTACGTTATACTGAGTCATTTTTTGATCAGCGGAATCAACACCGCCTTTTGTTGCGTTGTAGAATGTCAGGATTTCGGGTTTTACCATTTCTCCTATATCTTTGTCGATTTTTCCCTCATGGTGCATTGACGACACGAGTAAGacattctttttatttttagatgtgTATGACAATAAAGTCATGTCCTTTTTGTATGCAAAATATTGTAGGCAACTCATTACGTATCTTGATGTCAGTAAGTTCTGACGGAATctcctttttgtttttttttaggattCCCATAATCGTGAGTCGATGATTGGTGAGAAGATCTTCAATCAGTGGAAATGATGTAAACCAATTATCTAATGTAATGTTTCGACCACTTCCAGTAATTGGCGTTATCATGCGTTTTACTAAATCCGGTATTTTGTTACTAACTTTGAAGGGTCCTTCCGGTTGTACACCCAAATATGGTTCTAAATGAGCTGTATAATTTGTCCTTGCGTCAACAAGAGTTAAAATCTTAATCCCATATTTGGCAGGCTTGTTTGGGATGTATACTCGAAAGAAGCACCTTCCTCTAAAGGCAAACAACATTTCATCAAGAGTAACGTATTCCCCAGAGTATAATTATTTCTACAATTTGTAGTAAATATTTCCCATACATTTCTAATAGGAACAAATTTGTCAGTTCTTTTTCGCTCTTCCCTAGTATCAATATTATCGAATTTCATGCACTGCAGCAAAAATTGTATTCTTCTGTACCCCATTACGGCAGGAAATATTTCCAGACCTGAACCATCTGTGGTCTAAAACTCACGCAAGTAGCGTCTACTACTTTTGAACTTTCcaaccaaaaacaataaaccgATTACCGCTTtgatttctataaaatttgtttctgCTACATCATGTTGGTCTTTATAATGATCCTTTATCgatgaaatataaatattagtaCTTGTTACTATAAGATTTATAATGGTATCATTTATAAAAGTAAGAAAGTACTGCAACGGAGCAGTTGCATCTCTTGCATTACACTTGGTTCCCGGAAGGTGGGAAATGATGTTGTGTCTCCTTGTACGAACATTTGTTGGATAGTGATGTTTCCTCCATTTAgtggatttattttttctgagataaaaaagtttttgttttccgACTGTACTTTCATCTGTAGACGAATTTTGCGACTCTTGGACCGCTTGTCTAACAGACTCCTCAACGTCTAACTGTTCAGTTTCGGAGTTGTGGCCCAATTCCTCACAAGAATCACTCTCAAAATCTTCACCATCTAACGTGTCAATGCCATCATCGGCCTCAATATCAGCGGGAACTTCTTCATGCGAAGCCCATAATCTAGCTCTTTCTTTTTCGAAAGGATCGTTCGAAGCCATAATAAACTGTAgcaaaatacataaataatgtcTATAATGGTCAGTTTATTGGAAAACTAATTTTGACTTACcgaaaaaaatagttacacAAAGAAACGGGTATGTCCTAACAGACCaaactaatatttatttgcGTGTGAACTGAACGAACCAAGTCGACTAATGCATCTAAATATTGTTTCTTAGGGGGTGAGAAGATAAATGGGGAATCacgtaaatttaaaaaaatggatggGAGTGCTGCAGCTAGATGGCCTCACAGGACGGACCTGTTCCGCGGAGGGTTAATAGGAATGGTTTACTGAAGTCTGGATATTACAGAATTGGGAAGTTTATCAGTAATTGCTTACAATGGTCAAAAGCATTTATGAATTTGGGtgtgtatataatttttgcattccTTTTTAAGCACTTGGTCATTGGTTTCGTTATCTTCgcaaaatctttaatgaaCCGTCTATAGTAACCAATTAAAcccagaaaaattttatttctctcgTTGTCCGAGGAATAGGGAAACTGAATTCATTTTGTCCGATTAGGTTTTCCTCCTTCTTCGCTTACGATGTGTCCTAAGTATTGGACTTCTTTCCTTAGGAACTTTGATTTGTctagttgtatttttaatttagaatcccgtaatcgagtaaaaacttgctttagtttttttatatattcttGTAAGCTAGTGCTGAAGATAATGATATCATCAAGATAGCATGTTTCGTTTTGTAAGCCACGTAATATATTGTTCATTACACGTTGACATGTAGCCGGGGCGTTTCTTAGTTCAAACGGCATTCTCAAAAATTCGTAGTGACCTGTATCTGTACTGAAAGTTGTCTTGGCAATGTCATTcttattcatttaaatttggtgAAACCCATTAGCAAGGTCAAGAGTTGTAAAATAGTGTGCTTTAcccaatttatctaaaatttcattaatgtttGGTAAGGGAAATTTATCGTTTATTGTTTGTTCATTAGCTTCCTATAATCGATGACCATacgccatttttgtttatttgatttatctaATTTCTTTGGAACTATCCAAATGGGAGATTACCAAGGGGAATTTGAATCTCTTATAAtgttttgttgtaataattttgatatctgatttttaacttctaaacgGTGGACTTCGGGATATCGATATGTTTTCGTGAAAATGGGGGGGTCtcatcttttaatttaatctggtGCTTTATTACATTTGTAAATGACAAGGGTATACTTtcacaatggaaaatatctctGAACACAATTTTCGAATTTGGCTTTTCTCTTCAGGATTGCAATGATCAAGCTTAATGTTTTCAAGATTACGTTTTAGTACATTATCAAAGTTATGATCCATTGCTACATGCGGTGCGGGGTGATCTAGGAAATTTAGTTCATTCAAGTTTACGGATTCAATCTCTAAAGCTTCtaaaatttggagttttatCAGGTTTTCTCTTGGGTTTAAAATAGTAGTTGCGGCTGTATTATCTTGAATTTTAACGAGGCATTATGGTATTTCAAAATGTCCTAACCTCTGATAAGGGATAATTCCATATCCTTCGGTAAAGTTAACGGGAATTTGTATCTTTTGTATACTTCTCGGGGAGATGATATGGTTCATACTGGGACAATGAGGTCATTGAAGTTGAAGGTTTTTTGTATCATGGCAAATGGATATTTTGACATTGGGTAATTTCAATGTACTAGCTTTAAAGTCTAAATTAGCGTTTAGTTGTTTGATAAGATCTAGTCCTATGAGTCCGTCAAATTTATCGGAGAAGTTGAACAGGAAAAATTTGTGAGAGCCAGGAGTTTGAAATGTGGGAAAGACAGGTAATGATACGACTTCATCATGGAATGATGTGGCATGGGCTGTTTGAACTTGAAAAGGTTCGTCTGAGAtaaaatgaggaaaatattCGTAGGCAATTTCAGGTTTAATAAAACTTCCAGTACTACC
Above is a genomic segment from Euwallacea similis isolate ESF13 chromosome 34, ESF131.1, whole genome shotgun sequence containing:
- the LOC136418322 gene encoding uncharacterized protein, with amino-acid sequence MASNDPFEKERARLWASHEEVPADIEADDGIDTLDGEDFESDSCEELGHNSETEQLDVEESVRQAVQESQNSSTDEITSTNIYISSIKDHYKDQHDVAETNFIEIKAVIGLLFLVGKFKSSRRYLQEFDYQIIYKKARQKTNVDALSRIQLNVYDNESVVNNPSDTVRNIKEYLEQQTKISAQGDDDDTNKPDPSQRKIKVISDIRLHSVNLPHMYNSNETVHNHQADRENTVQRPMTSNSNSTQRYQTPKYIVEELYNTEAQNVFEPSQNTDEYVYEIYAQPEEQVWEQSNRYQGGNIGSTEFKVRNEADSSQIR